DNA from Flavobacterium aestivum:
CATTGAACAAAATTATAACAGTAACTATTACATCAAAAATGTAGGGAGCGGGCCAGCTCTGAATATTAGAATATTAAGCCAACCTGATTTTGAAAATAAAACTTGGAGAAAAAACGAAATTGCATATAGTTTGTTTGGAGATTCAACAGAAATTGAATTAAACACATTTGATAAAAGTGCATATCTAATATTATATAGTGACATTCATCAGAAAAAATATTATTCATATATGAACAATAATAGTTTAAGTTTTGGCGCTTATAAAAAAACTAAATCTGACGATGAAATTAATAAAATTCTAAAGTTTAAAAAACCAAAAGAACAGTTAAGGGATGAACATTTTCCATCTGTTTAAAAATACTACTGTTAACAACTTCTACAACGGTTTTGGATAATTGATTTAATAGAAAGTTGGCTTTGAGTTTGATATGTTTTGGCAAATCCGAAAATAGGGCTTAACTTAGTACAAACCCCGCTTAAAGCGTGAGAACTATATACATAAGTAGCAAACCATTCTTTTGAAAATACTAAATTATAAAGCATACTATTATGAAGAAAATTATAATCTTACTATTTTTTGCTCTATTCACAACAATATTATCTGCGCAAAGTCAGCTAAAAAAGGGAACTTTAAACGAGAGTAGTCAAAATAAAGTAGACAATGCAACAGACGTTTATCAATTATTTCCAACGCAGAATATATGGACATTTATTAAGTTAAATACAAGAAATGGAAAAATGTGGCAAGTACAATTCAGTATGAAAGATAACAGAATTGTAACAGAATTAAATTCAATTCCTCTTGTATTAAGTGAAATGGAAATAAACGGTAGATTTACGTTGTATCCCACTGAAAATATGTGGACTTTTATTTTGCTTGACCAAATTGACGGAGATACATGGCAAGTTCAGTGGTCAAATGATGATAAGAACAGAGGTATTATACGAATGAAATAAAAAAAATGCAGAAAGCATAGTAGCTGTATCTGTTGCGCAATTCTCTCATAAAACACAAAACAAACCTCTTTTAAAGCGATTTAAAAGAGGTTTGTTTTTTAGTTGAAGCAAACTTAAAATAGCTCTTTTGATTATTTGTAATAAAAATAATATTTATATTTGTTTAATAACCAATACAAAGTAGCGACTAAACCTCTTAAAAAGGAGTGATTGTCGCTACTTTGTAGCGAGTATATGCAAGTTATGCACAATAATCCTAAAAAACGAACTAATATGGAATATAGAATTAAAGAAAAACATAATTTAAAATTGCCAGTCTATTTGTCAATTTCTTTTAAAACAAAAATTGATGCAGAAAATCATTTGAGGCAATTACCCGTAAAGCAAGACACTGTTTATTCAGTTGTTTATGGAACATATTATTCATCAACTGGTGGATTTGCAGAAAGCAAAGAATAAATTTCAAACAATATGGTAATTGAGAATATTATAATTGAAAATCAAGAAGTTCTATATTATTCCAAAGCATTAAATTATTTTACAGACAAACAAAATGTCTTAAAGATTTCCGAAAATATTAACGGTGAAAATGTTATTAATTTTTCAATTGTCAATAATTACATTAATGATTTGGAATTTAAACCAAATGTTTATGGTTTACTTACAAGAGATGTAAATGAAGAAAATTGGAAATTAAGGTATATTGGGCAGCGTAAATCAAAAGATATTAAACAAAGACTTTGCCAACATTTAAAAAAGAAGCATATAAAAACTGGTGCTCAACTAAACAAAATAAAATCAGAATTAGTTATTGGAAAAGAAATAGGGATTAAATTATTAAGTATTTATCCAGATGAATTAAGACAATACTACGAAGAAAAACTAATAACTGACTTACAACTTGATTGGAATATACAAAATAATTACGGCGGCTAACAGCCGTTTGGAAAGATTGAGGTTTTAGAGGAATTACACAATCAAGAACGTTTATATTAAGCAGAAAATGCTCTACTACAAAGTTGTAAACCGCTTGAAAAGTTAGCCATCATTAAAAAAAACACAATATGATTATAAAATTTCAAGGAGAACATAAATCTTTAAAAACATTCGAGAGTCAAAATCTTGACGACTTTTCAGTAATTACAGGAAAAAATGGGTGTGGCAAAAGTCAATTAATAGAACTTATAGGATTAAAAGCAAACAGTGAGTTAAGTCCTCTTTTGAGTTTCGATTTTGAGCCTAAAATTTCCAAGATACAATTAGAAGGAATTGAAAATAGCGATCTATCCGCTTTAAACAATTCAAATTGGAAAAGTAAAATAGATCTATATATTAATCAATTTAATTCATTAGGGGAAAACACAAAATTGCTGGTTGAGTTGATGGTAAATGATAGCATCTGGATGACTTCTGAAGTCAATGAGCCATTTTTTAAATCAATTACAACAATTCCAACTTCTCAAGTAGAGGAATTGGTTACAAATTCATTAAAAGAAATTGAGCCAAAATGGTTTACGCAACAAAGAGCATATAGTGAGATTGCCTACAGATTACGACAACATAATTTTTTCACCGAAATTATAAGAAAAACAGTGTTAGTGTCAATATTTGTAGCGAGATATAGAAATAAGCCAATTTCAGATCTAGTTGGAGGTGATTTCTACCTTACACCTGTTCCAGATTATTTCTTAGATGACCCCAAATTATTTGGCTCTCAATTAGAATTTGTATTTTATAATTATGCCAAAAGGAGGGATCAAAACCAAAGACTTTTTTTTGAAAAATCAACTTACGATGAAGAAAATAATTCGATTTCAGACGAAGAATTTATCAAGACATTTATACCACCTTGGACATCGATAAATGTGATATTAAGTCAACATAATTTAAAGTTTCAATTCAAAGGAATAGATAGGAAAGATTTTTCTAGTGATGCAAATATCTCATTTCAATTAATAAAAACGACTGTTGGTAAGGATATAGAGTTTCAACATTTATCATCAGGCGAAAAGGTTATTATTGGTCTAATCATAAAGTTATTTACTAGTTATTATTATAGTGAAAAGTTAGAGTTCCCTGAATTAATTGTTCTAGATGAGCCTGACGCTCATCTACATCCCGAAATGTCCAAGTTACTTATTGATGTATTGCTTGGCACTTTCGTACAAAAATTGGGAATAAAAGTAATCGTTGTTACTCATTCTCCCTCGACTGTTGCGCTTTGTCCTGACAACTCAATTTATCAGTTAGAAAATGAACCGGTAACAACCTTACATAAAATTGAAAAAAATGAAGCATTAAAACTTCTTACAGATTTTATACCTACTTTGTCTATTGATTATAAAAATCATAAGCAAGTATTCGTTGAAAGCCCAACAGATATAAGATATTATCAAACTATATTTAATAAACTAAACCAAGAAAGAAACTATCCATTTAGATTGTATTTTATCTCAAATTCATATGGAAAAGGGAGTTGTGAACAAGTTATAAAAATTGTGGACGACATTAGAGAATCTGGAAATACAACTGTTTTTGGAATAATAGACTGGGATCTTAAAAATTCTTCAAATACCTTTGTAAAAGTTCATGGAGAAAATAAAAGATATAATGTGGAAAATTACCTATACGATCCCATATATCTGTCGATTCTTTTTATGAATTTGAAAGCTCACGGGATTTATAAAGAGCTTGGTATTGAAGAAACCATTAACCAATATTTAATCGGAAATGAGTCTGATGAATTTCTGCAAAAGATATCAGATTGGTTCTTCAGCAAATATTACGAAGTGCATAAAATAAATGAAGGATTAATTTCGGATCTTGTAGAAGTCGAATATTTAAACGGCAAGAAAATTAAGATGCCTATTTGGTTTTTACAGTTTCAAGGTCATGATTATGAAACCAGGCTAAAACAGGTATTTAACGCATTAGATAAATTTACTGGAGAAGGTAAATTACAACAAGAAATTACGACCATAGTCGGGAAATGCTATCCTTTTATACCGAAAGACTCTGAACTGCTAATTGAAGAAATAATAAACGGAGGCTAATAGCGGTTTGGCGCAATAGCTATTGCTGAGTCAATTTGACGTTTTATCTTCACGAAAAAACTCTATGTTTAGTAGAAAATAATCTGCTAACTTTGAACGTAACTAGCTCTAAGCTGAGAGTCGTTAATATACAATAAAATCAAAAAAAAGAGACCTTATTTAAGGTCTCTTTCCTGTTTTTAATATATCTTTTATAAAAGGTTATTCCCTTTTAATAACTTTTCTAAATATTCGACTTTGTCTTTCTCAGCTTGAACTAAACGTTCGTAAAGTTCTACAACTTTATCAAGAGGATTGAATGTGCATTGATGATTTTGACCAAATGCGCCTTGGCTATTGCTGAAATCAGTATCATTAAAAGTATTAAAATAATTTATAACGGCTTCTTCTGAAAAGTTTTTTATTGCTTCAACTGTAACGCCCAGCACCTTTGCAACTTCCGCAAGTTTTTCTTCGTCTATAGTTTCGCTATTCTCCATAGCAGATATTGCCTGCTGGTTTGTTCCTAAAGCTTGTGCTAAAGCTTCTTGTTTCATGTCTCGGAGTTCACGAATACGGCTGATTTTTCGGCCTATGTGATTTGGTTTTGTTAATGTGCTCATAGAATCAAAGATAATAATTAGAAATAAAAAAATAAACAATATGTAAAAAACATATTTTCATTCTGTACGATACATTCAAAAATGATTCTGTACGAAATGTCTTCTTCTTTACTTGCAGTGTATTAAACAAAAATACAATTTAAAAACAATGTTTAACATCTAAAAGTAAAAATTATGAATTGGCTTACAGTATCAAAACAACACAGGAATTTCCAAGTCTGGGCAAGTGATCTTGGGTGCAAGGAATTAGTACATCTTGTAAAAACAGTAAATACTAATCTCATCTAAATGTATAACTATGGAAAACAATTCTATTAAAACCACACAAGGGTTAGAAGATCTAGCCACTGCGCTTTTTACAACACTGGCCCCAAACAAGCTCGAAAAGGATTTGTATACCGCATCCTTTACCGTTTGTGATTACAGTCACTTAATGTTTATAATCACAGACCTCATGAAGCTTTGCGTATCTGCCATTGAGGATGAATCTGGGTTTGGGTCGTATTTAAAAATCAATATTGGGCAAATACTAAAAATAGCCATTGAGTTACTGCCCAGTGATGAAGCTGCATTTCTAGATAGATCACGGGAATTATTTGCTAAGGAAAGCGGTAATGATGTTTCTAAAATAAAAATTTCCAGAGATGAGTTTATGCAATACAATTAATAAAAAATCCCAAATTTCATTGTTATCGAAATTTGGGATTTGTTTTTTACCTGTATTTATCATTCAGACCTATGTTGTCCAAGATCATAGGTTTTATCTTTTCTATTCTGGAAAGTTTAGTTTCTTCACGTTTTGCCGTTTCTATGTATTCTAAAAATTCCTTTTGTTTGTAGGGACTAAATTTTAGGAATGCTTCCTTCAAGCTAGCATTGGCATCTAATTCTTTCTGGAAAATGTCAGGAATTATAACTTCCGTTTTTGTCTTTTCGGGTTTAATTATTTTTTCCTGTTTTTCATTCTCTATAGCTTCCTGAATGTAGGCTAGCACTTCGGCTTCATTGATTTCTTCTTTGGATGTAAAACGCCACTGGCGCAATGATTTGGTAACGCCTTCATTGGCATTGACCAAATGTTTCTTTTCATCTTTTAGAAACACACCATTAAAGAACCAAAGGGTAAAGAAGTTCTTGAATCCTCCAACTCCTATCACATTTTTGTTATTGACCACGTATACGCAACCGCCCCATTTATTGGTTTCAACCAATTCGGTTTTTGCGATAATAGATTTCAGAATCTCTAATTCAATTTCCCATTGATCGTTGTTGGTCATATACGGCTATTTAGAATTATCTTCTTTTTTTGGTCTTAACCTCTTTGTTTAGATAGTCGCCTTTGGCAGTTAATTCGGCAATTTTTACAATTACTTCGGTTGCTTTCTGCATACTCTCTACAGGTACATATTCATACTTTCCGTGAAAATTATGTCCACCGGCAAAAATATTAGGACAAGGTAAACCTTTGTATGATAATTGGCAACCATCTGTTCCTCCGCGAATAGGTTTGATAAGTGGTTTGATTCCAACTTCTTTCATGGCACTTTCGGCAATATCTACAATATATTTTACAGGTAGTACCTTTTCTTTCATATTGTAATACTGGTCTTTTATTTCGGCAATTACGATATCCTCACCGAATTTTTTAGCAAACTTCTTGTTGAATTTTTTAGTGATTTTGGCAATTAAATCTTTGCGTTTTTCAAACTTTTTCTTGCTGTGATCGCGAATGATTAATTCCAATACAGTTTCTTCTATACTTCCCGTTAGGTGGTGAATATGGAAAAAACCTTGGTATCCTTTTGTGTCCTGTGGAGTTTCCTCTTTTGGTAATTCATTGATGAAGTCATTGGCAATAAGCATGGAGTTGATCATTTTACCTTTGGCATAACCAGGATGAACACTTTTCCCCTTGAAGGTAATTTTGGCTCCAGCCGCATTAAAATTCTCGTATTCTAATTCGCCTATTTGGCTTCCGTCCATGGTGTAAGCCCAATCAGCTCCAAATTTCTCAACATCAAAATGATGAGCGCCACGACCAATTTCTTCATCTGGAGTAAAACCAACTCTAATTTTTCCGTGTTTGATTTCCGGATTGTTAATCAAGAATTCCATTGCAGTAACAATTTCCGTAATTCCAGCCTTATCATCGGCACCTAGTAGTGTTGTTCCGTCTGTGGTAATTAGGGTTTGTCCTTTGTATTGCAATAAGTCTTTGAAGTAAGAAGGGGAGAGGATAATGTTTTGTTCAGCATTCAGCACAATGTCTTTCCCGTCATAATTAGGAACAATTTGTGGTTTTACATTGGCTCCTGTAAAATCTGGAGTGGTATCAAAGTGAGAAACGAAACCAATTGTAGGTACTTCATGGTCTACATTACTTGGTAGGGTAGCCATTATATAAGCTTTGTCATCTATGGTTACGTCTTGTAATCCGATGGCTTTTAGTTCTTCTACTAATTTATTAGCCAAATCCCATTGTTTTGCGGTACTGGGAGTTGTATTTGAGTTTGGATCCGATTCGGTATCTACAGTAACGTAACTGATAAAACGATCAATAATATGTTGCATCTTTTTTTGTTTTTTTGAGGGTAAAGATAGACAATTTTAAAAAACATTTATACGGGATACACTTACTCTTGATGGGTATTGATTGAAATAAAAAATCCGCCGTAAAGCGGATTTTTAAAACGTATTGAAATAGAAACTTATTTACCTTTTTGGAGGTTAATTAGTTTTTTTCAGTATCCATCATTTCCATAAGTTTAAGACCTAGAAGTCCGCTCATAGATCCGTCTGTACCATTGTTGCCAGAAATAAGAACATCAGGAATAACTTTGATATTTCCTTTTCCTATTTCTTCGGTGATTTTGTATTTTGTAAAGTTATCACCACCCATTGCAGAAACTTGAAGCTGATACGATTCGGCTGTAGATTTACCAATTGCCATGATTTTCTCTGCTTCGGCAAGACCCGTTTTAGAGATTCTTTCGGCCTCGGCACTTGCAGTAAGTTTAGTAGCTTCGGCTTGTGCACCCGCTCTGGCTTTGGTAGCTTCGGCTTCGGCATTGGCACGCATTTTAGTAGCTTCGGCTTCGGCATTTACATTCAGTTTTAAACTTGTAGCGTCTCCTTCGGCTTTTTTAACGGTAGCATCGGCAGTACGCTGTGCAATCTCAACACTTTGGGAAGCTCGAACGATTTCCTTTTGCATATCGGCAATTGCAGTTTCTTTTTCCATTCCTTGGCGTTGTTCCTGTGCCATTTTTTGGGTTTGATAGGTTTTTTGCTCTTCTTCGGCAATTTTTCTATCTGTCAATGTTTTCATCAATGATTCTGGAGGAACGATATCTCCAATTAGAGTATCTACTGCATTTACATTGTATTCATCCAAAACAACTTTGATGTGATTTTTGGCTGATTCCTGACGCTCTTTTCTGGTTGAAAGAAACGAGATTACATCGCTTTCCTGAGCTGAGTTTCTGAAATAATTTCCAATAGTTGGTTCCAGAACCTGAGAAACAAGATTGTTCATGCTACCAAAACGGGCAATTACTTTTGGAGCTTCATTGGCAGGAACATGAATGATTTGTGATACATCTAGATTAAATGGGAAACCATCTTTTGATCGAACGGTAATCGTTGATAGGTTTTGGTCTAGATTATGAGATTCACTTCTGGCATCAGCCCAGTTCAGTACCAAGTTGGTTGTAGGAACCGGTTCTAATTTTGTGGTGTATTTATTAAGAGCATATTTTCCTGGACCAAAAGGCTCCATCCAAACACCGCGCTGTCCTTTTGAAACGATATTTCCGTGTTTGAAATTATCTCCTGTTACATCTTGTCCGTCTTCGCCAATATATGAAATTACAACTCCAACGTATCCAATAGGCACATCGGTCATAGGAGTTTGCTCTATTTGAATGGCCCATGTATTGATGTAATAAGAACCGGCAAGCATTACTTGAGGTTGTAATCCACGATTTCCTCCATTTTTGAGGAATAGGTCAAAATCCTGAAAGTTATTGTGTCCTTCTACAAATTTACCGGCAATTTGTCCGATAGGAATGGGTTCACCATCCATAGCGGTTACAATTCCGACCATATTTTCAGAAATTACAATTTGAGGAGAAACCACCACTTCAAATAAATACGTATTGATACGGTATGAACCTGTTGTTATGAATGCTGATTGACGTCCTTTTTGTCCGCCATTGTCCAAAAACATTGTGGCATCCTGAAAATTGTCTGAGTTTACTTTTTGGGCAAGGATGCGTCCCGTTGGGATTTCGGCACCATCTTTACTCAATACCAAACCAATATTTCCTTCGGGAATAATGGTAAATGGTGTCATGTTTACTGAATATTGCCAAGGCCACATTCCCCAGTAGAGCCCCGGAGCAAGAGTTTTGGCCTGAAAACCGGCTTCGCCTTTGGTAGCGATAATTCGGCCATCGGGCAATGATTTTGCCGCTCCAAAGAGGACGAATTTTTTGGTTACCAATCCAATTTTGTCTTCTGGAACGATAACCATTCCGAAGAACACGCGCAAAACAAATTTGTAAAAAAGTAGGGATAGGATAATTAAGAATATCCACCAGTTAGTAAGTAAAAATTGCATAGTTGTGAGGGTTTAGACTACAAACATAATTTATTTTTTTCTTGTAATTTGATTTCTGTTTGGAATTATTTTTTAACTTTTTTTGATGTTAAATGTTGAAATCGATCCTTTGTTTTTAGCTAAAATCAAATTAAAATTCACGGTATTGCAGTATAGATTTTATTGTCTATTTTGCAGCTTAATAGGAATTAGTTTATGGCATTATTTAATCGATTGAATTTTAAGGGGAAATCACTGATCAATACAGGATTTGGAACTAGTGCGTCCAGTTATGGAGGACGTTTTATCAATAAGGATGGCTCGGTAAACGCAACCAAAAAAGGAGTTGGTATTTTTGGCAAAATCAGTTGGTATCATACCATGCTGGACATGCCTACCTGGAAATTCCTTTCGATTCTTTTCTTGTTTTATATTGTCATTAATCTTGTGTTTGCGTTATTGTATTTTGGGATTGGGATAGAGCATCTCAATGGGATTGAAACAACTGATGATATCTGGGTACAATTTGGACAGGCTTATTTTTTTAGTGCGCAAACTTTTACCACAGTGGGTTATGGCCATATCAGCCCTACTGGGTTTTATACGAGTGCTTTGTCTTCTGCCGAAGCTTTGATAGGATTGTTGAGTTTTGCCATTGCTACCGGTTTGTTTTTTGGGAGATTCAGTAAGCCTTCTATTTTTTTGAAATTCTCCGACAATGTTATTATCGCACCTTTTAATAATGGCAAAGCATTGATGTTTAGATTATCTCCCTACAAAAACACCAATTATATTGATGCTGAGGTCAATGTAACAGTTGGGATGCAAATTGAGGAAAATGGGGTTATGACGAATAAGTTTTTTACACTGGATTTAGAATATCAAAAAATAAACTCGTTGGCACTAAGCTGGACATTGGTTCACCCAATAACAAGCGAAAGTCCTTTGTACGGATTGGTAGCCTCAGACTATGATTCGATATTGGGTGAAATTATTGTGGTTATCAAAACATTTGATGATATGTTTAGCACCACGGTTGCAACGCGAACTTCTTATACTTTTAAAGAAGTTGTTTATGGAGCCAAATTCAAGCCTATGTATTCTAGAAGCGAAAATAATGAAAGCACGGTTCTGGACTTAGGTTTGTTAAACACCTTTGATAGAGTGGCTATAGATTAGTTTGCAGTTTTTCTTTTAAAATTCGCACCCCTTCTGAAGCTACATTTGGAATTACTTCTAGTGGGTTTCTAAGATTAGGGATTTTTATGGGTTTAGGATCGATATAATAAATAGGTGTTCCTTTTTTTGTAAAATCAATTAAACCGGCAGCCGGATAAACTTGTAGTGAAGTGCCAATAACCGCAAAATAATCGGCTTGTTCAGTTATTGTGATGGCTTCCTCAAGAGCGGGAACCTGCTCACCAAACCAAACAATATGCGGACGAAGTTGATTACCTTGATGGTCAACATCTCCAAGATTTAAGTCGTCTTGCCAGTCCAGGATATAGTTTTCATTTTTGGAGCTTCGTACTTTTAATAATTGTCCGTGCAAATGGGTGATATTGGTACTTCCGGCTCGTTCGTGTAAATCATCTACATTTTGGGTAATGATATAAACGTCAAGATCATTTTCTAATTCAGCTAAAATCTGATGTCCTAAATTGGGCTGTACTTCTTTTAGCTGTTGGCGTCTTTGGTTATAAAAATCAAGTACTAAGGATGGGTTTTTGAACCAGCCTTCCGGAGTGGCAACATCCATTACATTATGACCTTCCCATAATCCGTCGCCATCGCGAAATGTTTTGATACCGCTTTCGGCGCTAATTCCGGCACCGGTAAGAACTACTAATTTCTTTTTCATTTTATTTAGTCAATAGGCATTAGAGAATAGGCAATAGTGGGTAACAATTTGCGGAGAACTTCTGACTTAATCTCTAATTTGTTTTTATTGTCAAAAATAATTAAAAACAGTTAGAAAAAGGCTAATGCCTAAAGACTATTCACTATTGTCTTTTTTAGTATTTTTGCCAAAAAAATAATACGCAATGATTGATTTAGATTACCTCAATTATCTTGAAAATATAATAACAGAAAACAGAAAAGAAAATTTTTTGAAAGTATTACAAAACAGAACTAAACATTTTACGGTTGCTGTTGAAGATGTTTTTCAGATGCATAATGCTAGTGCGGTAATGCGTAGTTGTGAGGTTTTTGGTGTTCAGGAACTGCATGTTATAGAGGAGCGTTTTGGTAAAAGAATTGATAAGCAAATCGCGATGGGTGCCCAAAAATGGGTTGATATTTCAGCTTACGACAGTGCAGCCAATTGTATTGATACATTAAAGAGCAGGGGATACCAAATTATAGCGACAACACCTCATGCAAATGATTGTTTGCTGGAGGATTTTGATATTTCTAAACCAAGTGCTTTGTTTTTTGGTACTGAAAAAGAAGGATTGTCTGAAGAGATTATCCAGAAAGCTGATGGTTTTCTTAAAATTCCGATGGTAGGTTTTACGGAGAGTTTGAATATCTCGGTTTCGGCTGCGATTGTTATTCAGAACCTGACCAATAGATTGCGTAATTCTGATGTCAACTGGCAGTTGACAGAGGAAGAAATTCTGGAGAAAAGACTGGATTGGACCCGAAAATCCATCAGGGATATTAAGCGAATCGAGGCGAGGTATTATCAGTAAGCGATATTCTGTTTGTTGTTTTTAAGCTTTAGGTAAACATTTTTTGACGTCAAATTTATTTAAAATCTATTTTGTCGATGAGTTCTCCTTTTTTTAAATAATAAGCTTCAAACGATTTGGATCCTATTTCATAAACGGCCTCAATTATTATTTTGTCAGCAGTTTTGTTCTTTTCTAAAACTAATTTTTGTTGGGATTTAGTTAAGTCGGTCAAACTAATTGATTGCTCAAATTCAAAACCTTCATCATAGGCGAACTCAAGAGCAAAATTGCTGTTTTGCCATTTTAAAATGGTTTCTATTCCTTTTGACTTTGCATTGGTGCTAATAACTGCTTGATTGGCATTAAATAGATTGGTGCTAGATTGGGTTAGCATTAAAAATCCAGAAATTACCATGGCGAAATAGCCTATTTTTTTAAATATAAATTCACTCAAAAAAGGTAAAATCCATTTCATTGACCAAGTAGAAAGTATTGCTGCAATTGCAACTACTATACCAACGGAAATAACTTCATAAGTGATCAAACCAAATAAGGTGTAGAGTACTATTTTTACCAAATGGAGTATGATTTCGTTAGCAGCTCTTGTGGCTACAATTTCTTCTTTAGAAAGACCGTAGCGCAAATAAAATTTATTAAATAAAAGACCAACTGCACCAGTTAGTCCTGATAGAAATCCTGCAGAAAACCCAATGAGGGACAAGACGTAATTTTTAGGTTTTTCGGTATTATCTAATTCTTTTGGCTTTTTAAAAACAAAAGGTAAGTTGCTAACCAAAAAGAGTCCCATGACAATTTCTAAATATATTGGGTTTACATATTTGAGTAGCCATGCCCCGAGCCAAACTGCTGGAAGTGCTGCGGGTACAAAATATTTTACAATAGGCCAGCAAATGTTTTTCTTAAAAACTATTATTCTGGAAGCTGAGCTTGTAAATGTTCCAATCGATAATGCGGCGGGAACTTGGGAAATAGGCAAAAGTCGTCCTAATAAAGGAATGAGCATTAATCCTGCGCCACCTCCGCAGATAGCACTGATAGAAAAGGCTAAAAAGCTAAAAATGAAAATGAGTATTAGAGTGTTTTCCATAGGGGGAGTGCTAAAATCATTTGGATGATTTTAATTTAGCATTTAAATTTTGGTATTAAAAAAATTAGGAAAAAAGTAACTCTTAGTTCTTTTTCAAGATCTTATATTGTTCATAGCAACCACTTATGGCATCCATGATTTGAAGGTCATTAGCAGTTTTTATAAAAGCTTCGGAATAGCTGCATCGAGTTAATATTTCTGCAATTTCGTCTTGGGAGACTCCTAGTAATAATGAAATGGTTTCCCTGTCATATTTGGTTTCTAATAGGTTTCTTACGGTGTCATCTTTTCGCATTTCCCTAAGCTTTTTGAGCTGTTGGGGTCTCTTCCCAAAGACATTGTAGAGCATATCAGCAGGATTAAATATGGAGCCGAGTACTTTTCCAA
Protein-coding regions in this window:
- a CDS encoding TrmH family RNA methyltransferase; this encodes MIDLDYLNYLENIITENRKENFLKVLQNRTKHFTVAVEDVFQMHNASAVMRSCEVFGVQELHVIEERFGKRIDKQIAMGAQKWVDISAYDSAANCIDTLKSRGYQIIATTPHANDCLLEDFDISKPSALFFGTEKEGLSEEIIQKADGFLKIPMVGFTESLNISVSAAIVIQNLTNRLRNSDVNWQLTEEEILEKRLDWTRKSIRDIKRIEARYYQ
- a CDS encoding SIR2 family NAD-dependent protein deacylase; its protein translation is MKKKLVVLTGAGISAESGIKTFRDGDGLWEGHNVMDVATPEGWFKNPSLVLDFYNQRRQQLKEVQPNLGHQILAELENDLDVYIITQNVDDLHERAGSTNITHLHGQLLKVRSSKNENYILDWQDDLNLGDVDHQGNQLRPHIVWFGEQVPALEEAITITEQADYFAVIGTSLQVYPAAGLIDFTKKGTPIYYIDPKPIKIPNLRNPLEVIPNVASEGVRILKEKLQTNL
- a CDS encoding sulfite exporter TauE/SafE family protein, translated to MENTLILIFIFSFLAFSISAICGGGAGLMLIPLLGRLLPISQVPAALSIGTFTSSASRIIVFKKNICWPIVKYFVPAALPAVWLGAWLLKYVNPIYLEIVMGLFLVSNLPFVFKKPKELDNTEKPKNYVLSLIGFSAGFLSGLTGAVGLLFNKFYLRYGLSKEEIVATRAANEIILHLVKIVLYTLFGLITYEVISVGIVVAIAAILSTWSMKWILPFLSEFIFKKIGYFAMVISGFLMLTQSSTNLFNANQAVISTNAKSKGIETILKWQNSNFALEFAYDEGFEFEQSISLTDLTKSQQKLVLEKNKTADKIIIEAVYEIGSKSFEAYYLKKGELIDKIDFK